ACCGATGCCGCTGTGGCGGCGCTGGAGGCAGGTTGCGACCTGGTGCTGTTGTGCAACCAGAGCGTGGGGGATGGCAAGGCCGTGGACGAACTCATCGAAGGCCTGGAAAAGGCCCAGCAGCAAGGCCGCTGGCAGCCCAGTTTGGACAGCGAATCCCGCCGCCTGGCGCTGCTGCCCGAAACCCTGCCGCAGGCCTGGGACGAACTCATGTACCAGCCTGCTTACCTGCAGGCGCTCGACCTGTTGCCCTGACCTGGTTGGTATTGAGGCGTTGGGTGCGGCGCTGTCCCGCGCGGCGCTGCCCCTTCACAGCTAGGAGCCTGTCGGACTTGGAGCGTCGATAGCGAGAATCGGCCCCAGCGAGGACAGTTTTTGCCGGATTTGCAGACCCATAGCCCAGCTATGGGGCAAAAAGACGGTAAAAAATGGACCGCTGCGGCCGATTTGCAGCCGACGACTTCCAAGTCCGACAGTCTCCTAGGGCGTGTTGAAAGGCCCTGGCGTCACCGGCTTTGGTGCGGCCGGGGAGGCGTTGGCTACCGCATCCGCGGCGGTAGCCGGTGGTGTGGGTGGGGCAGGGGGCGGTGGCACCCCCTGAAACCGGCGCACCACGCGCTGGAACACCAGCGCATTCGGAATCTGCAGCCAAGCCACGTGGCCGGATGTTGCGCCGTGGTCTTCCAGTGTGGTGTAGAGCAGGTTGATGTCCACCACCCGTCCCTTGGCGCCCGGCTTTTCAGCAGTGTCCAGCACCTCGATGTAGTCGCCAATCTTGAAGGGCCGCACGGTGAAGATCAGCAGCGCGCAAAACAGGTTGGACAGCACGCTCCAGGCCGCGAAGAACGCTACCGCCCCCACCGTGGCAA
Above is a window of Acidovorax sp. KKS102 DNA encoding:
- a CDS encoding mechanosensitive ion channel family protein, producing the protein MQVLKTRLPEWMQDWLEVIIPGSQILLILFAAWLLQRTLRRLVRRASAHYQLPNELVVPINGLIRWIIIASALLLVLERMGVSATVLWTAFTGFATVGAVAFFAAWSVLSNLFCALLIFTVRPFKIGDYIEVLDTAEKPGAKGRVVDINLLYTTLEDHGATSGHVAWLQIPNALVFQRVVRRFQGVPPPPAPPTPPATAADAVANASPAAPKPVTPGPFNTP